The following nucleotide sequence is from Trifolium pratense cultivar HEN17-A07 linkage group LG2, ARS_RC_1.1, whole genome shotgun sequence.
ACTCTTATCTCTCCATCAACCAACtccaattcaaattcaaatactCCAACTTCAATTGCCTGTCCCACCAACATCAATCCCTTTCAACAAACTGACCCACAAAATCCTCCGAATATTTTGGGCCAACAAACACTTGAATCTACACCATCACTttcattaaatttaaattcaaacaaCCAACTAACTATCCCTTTTTTTTACTACTCCTTCAGCCCAACCTTCCACTACACCTTTATCTCCACCAATTTCAAACTCCAACACTCCAACACCTATCTCTTTATTCCCTAACACGTCACCACcaacaaataacacaaacagTACCTCTTATGTGCCCATATCATCTCCACATCACTCTCCCACAAATTCAACCTTAACTAATCACTTTAATAATTCAACCCCAACTGATATTCCTCTCCAACCTCCCATAGCTACAACTAACCCACCAACAAATATTCCTTCCTTCATTGAAAAACCTGCAGCAGCAATATCACTCCCTAATTCAATTCTTAATCCTCATTCCATGGTTACAAGATCCAAGAAAGGAATTTTCAAAACGAAAAAGCTTTACACAGTTAGCAAATTTCCTCTTCCAACTACAATTGAGCCTTCATGTCCATCCAAAGCAATAAAAATTGCAGAATGGAAATCAGCAATGAGTGATGAGTTTAATGCGTTATTGTCAAATAACACTTGGTCCCTTGTTCCACCTCACTCGTCTCAAAATGTCATTGGATGCAAATGGGTATTTCGAATAAAAAGAAATTCGAATGGCTCCGTTGCACGATACAAAGCACGCCTAGTTGCTAAAGGATTTCATCAGCAACCTGGTATTGACTATACTGATACGTTCAGCCCAGTGATTAAACCACAAACAATCAAAATGGTGATATGCATTGCTTTACATCATGGTTGGTCTCTCTCCCACATGGATGTCAACAATGCATTCTTAAATGGAACAATCTCTGAAACTATCTACATGTCGCAGCCATATGGTTTTATTCATCCCCAGTACCCTAATCATGTTTGCAAATTACACAAGTCCCTCTATGGACTCAAACAGGCACCTCGAGCATGGTTTCAGGCACTCCAAAAATTTCTTCTTGATTATGGTTTTCAAAATGCTAAATCTGATGCATCATTGTTCGTTTATGTTCAAGCTAATATCATTGCCTATTTTCTGgtgtatgttgatgatattcTTCTTATAGGGAATGATCCAATTTTTCTTAGTCAATTTCAACAGGCCCTATCCAACAGGTTTTCATTGAAAAACTTGGTACTCCAAGTCACTTTTTGGGTGTAGAATTTGTGCAAACAAATAATGGCATTTTTCGATCTCAACAACACTACATTCGGGACCTGCTTGAATCAACAAACATGCATGACTCAAAGCCGGTGTCCACTCCCATGTCCACTTCATGCTCTCTCATTGCACCAACAGATGCACCCATATGTGATGTTATTGCCTACCGCAAAATCATTGGATCCCTTCAATACTTATCTTTAACCAGACCTGATATCTCCTTCCCTGTAAATCGATTATCTCAACATCTTGCAACACCAACATCACTTCACTTACAAGCAACAAAACGTGTCTTGCGATACCTAAAAGGTACAATCACTCAAGGTCTTCACCTCACTCGTGATAAGTCTTTCAATCTTACGGCCTTTTGTGATGCTGACTAGGCTGGAGATCGCACTGACTACAAATCTACAGCTGCCTACATCATCTATTTTGGTCCGAATCCGATTTCGTGGTCTTCCAAAAAGCAACAGACTGTTGCCAAATCCTCAACCGAAGCTGAATATAGAACCATTGCATCAACTACTCAAGAAATTATTTGGCTTCAACAACTACTCACAGAGCTTCATTGTCCACTACCACAAAAGCCAACCATATACTCAGATAATCTCGGTGCTACTTATTTATGTGCTAATCCAGTTTTCCATTCAAGAATAAAGCATCTTGCAATTGACTATCATTTTGTGCGTGATCTTGTTCAAGCCAACAAACTACACGTCCTTCATATTCCAACTGGATCTCAGCTAGCAGACCTCTTAACAAAGCCATTGTCAAGCTCCCGACATTCATTATTGACGTCCAAGATTGGCGTCGTTGATCCCTCCACCATCTTGCGGGGGCGTGTAGAAGATTGAATTATCTAGAAGTCAAACATAGTTCATACTTATCAAATAGTTTGCATTTATCTTATTCATACTGATATGCACAGAATCATAGGATAATTTGTTTCTACTTCCTATAGTTTAGCTTATTTTGGTTCCTACCTTTTAGCTTAATCATGTGTATATATGTACAACTTGTAATCGACACAATTTAATCAAAAATCCATTTcaattttatgctattaactcggatgttgtgTGATTGTTCgtagattcatcctttttagttttttgcgaaattgaatatgtaatggtttcgattgatgtattctaccaatttgaatgaatgaatatctttgtctttagtaaaaaaaaaaaaaagtaatccaATTCATTGCAAATCAATATAGCTATAACATAGcctattaatataaataaggGCATTCCTAGTTAAATAAAAACTCATTTGCTTCATGAAAATTTAAGAGAAATAAAGAGAGGAAGGATTTGTAATTCCTTCCACCATACAACACAACAAATCTATTTTCTTACCGCATCATTAATGGAAAATCTTCTCAATATTTTTACGAATTggttatttctttcttttggtgttAGTTGGGTGTTTTTTTCTTGGGTGTTCCTAGACATCCAAGAAGTGTTTTTTGAAGATGTTGGAGTCTTGAACCTGTCATTGGATGAACCGAGACTCTAATAATGATTATTGATTGCCCATCTTcacccaacaacaacaaagtcGCCCACGAAACGAAAAAGCAACGTGTTGCGTAAGTGCTAGAAAAGTATGTGTTTGATCTGCCAAAAGAGTTCATTTACAATTTTACCATATCATTCATGCTCTCGTATTTCActtgaatttgaaaatttaaactaTCAACCAACTAAATTAAAATTGGCACTCATATACATCCATGAGTGCAAAAGGGGAAAAAACTAACTTCTCTAACAAGCTTCTAACttacaacaaaaaataactGCTTCAGCTAATTTTAACaattaatttgaacaataaACTACTAAtctttatactatttttttatataataaaaagtttatgTGAATTAGAATTTGAAGACTTACCAGAGTTAAGGTAAATTTCAAGGCTCAAAAATCACAGACAAAAGTACTTACATGTTATCCACTAAAGAAGTCCTCGCACCAAATACAATGAGTTGAAGTCACATTTCTTAATAGATTTAGAATTATTTGTCTTCCCAACCTTCTTGTATTCATGTGATGCCTCAAGGATCATAAAAAATTagatataaaactttttttttcttctatttttgttggtacaaataataaacaaataaataaatgaatcaaTAATTAGGAAAATGGTAGTTGAAGTTCTCATTTTTGGAGTGAACACAACATGGCTACCTCTGTTTTACTGTCCACCTCTTTCTCTCCTACCTATTATCCAtccctttcttcttcttcttcttcttcttcttcttcttcttccatttcATTCACCAAACCAAAACTCAATTTGCAATGTTCTTCCAATTTCCTATGTTGGAATTCAAAACCACTACTGTCTTTATCTCGCAGATTCATTACCCATTCTTCAATAAAGGAAAAAGACTCAACCTTTATAGGCGAGGATTCTGCAGCTTTTGATTTGAAGGAACAGAAAATATCTTCATGGATTTACTTCACCGCTATTTTGGGAGTTGTTCTCTTCATTCTAAATGTAGCATGGATTAATAATGACACTGGTTTCAGTAAAGCTTTTGTCGATGCTGTTTCTTCCCTTTCCGATTCTCACGAGGTCCTATCCTATTTTCATTATTGCTGtttgttttcataagtttatAATTGACTTTGACATGTTTGATGAATGTCCTcaactagaattttttttttctagaattGATTCTTTACAATTTGGAGTTTTTGCTTCTTTAATTGATGatgtttaatttgaatttgttgtTCAACTAACTTTTATAGTATGAATGTATTTACATTCTACTCACTTTTAATCAGAATcagttttacaaaatcaatttttattgccCTATAGTATAGCCAATTTGACTAGAGGTCATGTCATAGATAGTAGTTTTTGTAGTGTTGAAAATTTATGTTGTCCATTTTAGCCTATTGACAGACATTAAAATCGATACGGTTTCATTTTACCGGGAATTTTGCTTTCAAATGGGAAAGATTGGCTGAATTCCCTTATCTCAGgaaggaagagaagagaagGCTTGGGGCTAACCCTTCCTGACAAGGAATTTTAGACGACAGCTCTGCTTCCTCGTCTTGCTTCTGGCAAAGCTTCTACTTTGCTTGCTTCGCTCGTGCTTGCTTGCACGAAGGCTTATTATGTCCTTTTCGCTAGGTCCGCTTCTATCAAAGTGAAAGATCCGATCCAGCTGAAATCCCGCATATCCACGGCGCTCAATATGCGGCTACGCTAGGCGATCATATCGTGCCAAAAAAACCCTTTTTTGGGTTTTACATTAGACTTGTTTTGAaagtttttaatatatattatatatatttaagacAATTACACATGAACGAAAGGTAGGCGGACAACAAGTTGCGCTGCTAAACCTTTCTGTATAGCAAAAATTCAAGGGCTTGAGATTATCATGAAGGTTCTTGCTTTGTAGCCACACATTCTCTAACACAGTTCATATGCagatttttggttttatttaaGCAGTCTCATTTCATTTGTTAAGTAATTAGTTGTCTATATATCATTAATGAACTTAGTTCTTCAAAAGCTGCATTATTGACCCTTGTCATGTTACACTGCAGGTGGTAATGTTGATCCTAATTCTCATATTTGCCGTTTTCCACAGTGGTATGGCTAGCCTCCGTGATGCTGGCGAGAAACTCATCGGTGAAAGAGCTTTTCGTGTTATTTTTGCAGGGATTTCACTGCCTTTGGCTGTAACTACTGTCGTAAGTTACTACTTTGTGTCCATGTCCATATATCTTCCATTACAGATACAACTACAAGCATAATGCTTTATTATTTTGGACCCTTTAGCATTTCAATGTGACAATGGTAG
It contains:
- the LOC123909631 gene encoding 15-cis-zeta-carotene isomerase, chloroplastic-like is translated as MATSVLLSTSFSPTYYPSLSSSSSSSSSSSSISFTKPKLNLQCSSNFLCWNSKPLLSLSRRFITHSSIKEKDSTFIGEDSAAFDLKEQKISSWIYFTAILGVVLFILNVAWINNDTGFSKAFVDAVSSLSDSHEVVMLILILIFAVFHSGMASLRDAGEKLIGERAFRVIFAGISLPLAVTTVVYFINHRYDGLQLWQLQSTPGIHQFLWLSNFISFFFLYPSTFNLLEVAAVDKPKVHLWETGIIRITRHPQLVGQVIWCLAHTVWIGNSVAVAASIGLISHHLFGAWNGDRRLAIRHGEGFEIVKRRTSIIPFAAILDGRQRLPEDFYKEFIRLPYLAITAVTLGAYFAHPLMQAASFNLHW